One part of the Caproiciproducens sp. CPB-2 genome encodes these proteins:
- the fabG gene encoding 3-oxoacyl-[acyl-carrier-protein] reductase translates to MLKGKTAVVTGGSRGIGKAIALKLAQEGADIAILYAGNEAAAQETCSLIGQSGAKAKAYRCDVADDRQTKETVDAILADFGGIDILVNNAGIVRDGLILSMKEEDFDTVIDTNLKGAFHMIKHTYRHFMKKRSGRIINITSVSGVTGNAGQANYSSAKAGLIGLTKSTAKELAGRNVTCNAIAPGFIDTDMTAALADKVREAAIEAIPLKRMGTPGDIAALAAFLAGDEAGYLTGEVIKMDGGLCM, encoded by the coding sequence ATGCTGAAAGGGAAAACGGCCGTCGTAACCGGCGGCTCCAGAGGAATCGGCAAAGCCATCGCGCTGAAGCTGGCGCAGGAAGGCGCGGACATCGCCATCCTTTACGCCGGAAACGAGGCGGCGGCACAGGAGACCTGTTCTCTGATCGGGCAGTCCGGCGCAAAGGCGAAAGCCTACCGGTGCGACGTTGCGGACGACCGGCAGACCAAAGAAACAGTCGACGCGATTCTTGCCGACTTCGGCGGAATCGATATTCTGGTCAACAACGCGGGCATCGTGCGGGACGGGCTGATTCTCTCGATGAAGGAAGAGGACTTTGACACCGTGATCGATACGAACCTCAAGGGCGCGTTCCATATGATCAAGCATACCTACCGCCACTTCATGAAAAAAAGAAGCGGAAGGATCATCAATATCACCTCCGTTTCCGGCGTGACGGGAAACGCCGGCCAGGCCAACTATTCTTCCGCGAAGGCCGGGCTGATCGGTCTGACCAAATCCACGGCGAAGGAGCTTGCCGGACGGAACGTGACCTGCAACGCGATTGCCCCCGGCTTTATCGACACCGATATGACCGCCGCGCTGGCGGATAAGGTCAGGGAAGCCGCTATAGAGGCCATTCCGTTAAAGCGCATGGGCACCCCCGGCGACATTGCCGCGCTGGCGGCGTTTCTGGCGGGGGACGAGGCGGGCTATCTTACCGGCGAGGTCATTAAAATGGACGGCGGCCTCTGTATGTGA
- a CDS encoding NAD(P)H-dependent flavin oxidoreductase, translating to MAYFDQKPLVIGDLVAQTPVVQGGMGVGISLSGLASAVANEGGIGVLSAAVVGMMHQTGPSARDNIAALREEIRRARAKTKGVLGVNVMVALSDFGEMVKTSVEEGIDVIFAGAGLPLNLPSFVGKGCKTKLVPIISSARAVRTIAKWWKEKYNYTPDAFVVEGPMAGGHLGFHKEQIDDPEYRLEKLVPQVIEAVRPLEEQAGRKIPVIAAGGIFSGADIRRFFKLGASAVQMATRFVATEECDADIAFKNAYVACKKEDIGIIQSPVGMPGRAIVNGFLQQAARGEKHPTSCPFHCIITCKQKESPYCISMALINAGRGRMENGFAFIGANGYKVKEIVSVKKLFETLSEEYRQSKDGALAAVREDSI from the coding sequence ATGGCTTATTTTGATCAGAAACCACTCGTCATCGGTGACCTTGTGGCTCAGACCCCTGTTGTGCAGGGGGGAATGGGCGTCGGGATCTCCCTTTCCGGGCTTGCCTCCGCCGTGGCGAACGAGGGCGGAATCGGCGTGCTTTCCGCCGCGGTCGTCGGCATGATGCATCAGACCGGCCCCAGCGCCCGGGACAACATTGCCGCGCTCCGGGAGGAAATCCGCCGGGCGCGCGCAAAGACCAAGGGCGTGCTGGGCGTCAACGTGATGGTTGCGCTGAGCGACTTCGGCGAAATGGTGAAAACCTCCGTCGAAGAGGGCATCGACGTCATTTTCGCGGGCGCGGGCCTGCCGCTGAATCTGCCCTCCTTTGTGGGAAAGGGCTGTAAAACCAAGCTGGTGCCGATTATTTCTTCCGCCCGCGCGGTCAGGACGATCGCGAAATGGTGGAAGGAAAAATACAATTACACCCCCGACGCGTTTGTCGTCGAAGGGCCCATGGCCGGCGGGCATCTGGGCTTTCATAAGGAACAGATCGACGATCCGGAGTACCGGCTGGAAAAGCTGGTGCCGCAGGTTATTGAGGCGGTCCGCCCGCTTGAGGAGCAGGCGGGGCGCAAAATCCCCGTGATCGCCGCGGGCGGGATTTTCAGCGGCGCGGATATCCGGCGGTTTTTCAAGCTGGGCGCTTCCGCGGTGCAGATGGCGACCCGCTTTGTGGCCACCGAGGAATGCGACGCGGACATCGCCTTTAAAAACGCCTATGTCGCCTGTAAAAAGGAGGATATCGGCATTATCCAAAGCCCCGTGGGCATGCCGGGCCGCGCCATTGTGAACGGGTTCCTTCAGCAGGCCGCACGGGGGGAGAAGCACCCTACCAGCTGCCCGTTCCACTGCATTATTACCTGCAAGCAGAAGGAAAGCCCCTACTGTATCTCCATGGCGCTGATCAACGCCGGCAGGGGCAGGATGGAAAACGGTTTTGCGTTTATCGGGGCGAACGGTTATAAGGTGAAAGAGATCGTATCGGTCAAAAAGCTGTTCGAGACCCTTTCAGAGGAGTACCGGCAGAGTAAAGACGGCGCGCTTGCCGCAGTAAGAGAGGATTCAATATGA